A genomic segment from Conger conger chromosome 2, fConCon1.1, whole genome shotgun sequence encodes:
- the LOC133112636 gene encoding apoptosis-associated speck-like protein containing a CARD isoform X4, producing MAPRLADVGLQGSSGSATPENSEKHFIDLHRTALIERVSNVTAILDRLLDRRVVTQRGYNEIQSESTSQNKMGKLLSGPIHSGGRRAKDVLFEILETQEPFLMEELKALRK from the exons ATGGCTCCACGGCTCGCTGACGTAG GACTGCAAGGAAGCAGCGGATCGGCAACTCCGGAAAATTCAG AAAAGCACTTCATTGACCTCCACCGCACAGCCCTGATCGAGAGAGTCAGCAACGTGACCGCCATCCTTGACCGACTCCTGGACCGCAGGGTCGTCACCCAAAGGGGGTATAACGAGATTCAGTCAGAAAGCACCAGTCAGAATAAGATGGGAAAACTCCTGAGCGGTCCCATTCATTCCGGTGGTAGAAGAGCTAAAGATGTGCTATTTGAGATCCTGGAGACACAAGAGCCCTTCCTCATGGAGGAACTGAAGGCACTCCGGAAGTGA